GAAGAAGAGGTTGCGGAAAACTTGCAAGAGCACCGGGTCGAACGCGCGAGGCGCCTTCATCTTCCCCCCCTCCCTGCGCCGGGGCGGAGGATCAGATTCCCCCACTTATCCACCCGGCAGGCGGCGCCGGGCGGCACCACCGTCGTCGCGCTGAACTCGGTCACGAGGGCGGGCCCCGTGAAGCGATCCCTCGCCCGGAGAAGATCCCGCTCATAGAGGGCCGCGCGGTGCGATTTGCCCTCAAAGATCATCCGGCAACTCCCCGCCCGGGCGGCGCGGGCGTCTTTTCCGCCCGCGGCGATGGCGGGAAGCGGCGGCTTTTTTGTGGGCCCCGCCGCGCGCAGGCGCAGGGTGACAATCTCGACCGGCCGATCGGGAGAGGCGGTGGCGAAGCGTACCTCGTGCATCCGGTGGAAGCGCGCCAGCAGCGCCCCCCGGCTTTCTCTCTTCCCTTTGAGCGGCACCGTGATCTCGTAGGACTGGCCCGCGTAGCGCATATCGGCGAAGCGCGCGAGCCGGATGCGGGCAAAACCCTCGGCGCCGAGATCTTTTTGCGCCTGCGCCTCGAGGGCCGAAAAATGGCCCCCAAGCTTGTCCGCATCTTCTCCCGGCAGGAGCACCGTCCGCGCGTAGTCCTTCACCACATCGGCAAGCACCATCCCCCGGGCCGAAAGAATCCCCGGATCGCAGGGAATGAGAATCTCGGGGATATCGAGCACGCGGGCGAGCGAAAAGGCGTGCATCGCCCCCGCCCCGCCGAAGCAGACGAGCGTGAAGTCGCGCGGATCGTGGCCCCGCTCGAGCGAGATCAGGCGAATCGCGCCCGCCATGTGCTGATCGGCGACGCGGAGGACGCCCTCTGCCGCCGCGGTGGGGGAGAGTTTGAGTTCTGCGGCGAGTTTTTCGATGCCCTTTCTCGCGCGCGAAGCGTCGAGGCGCATCTTTCCGCCGAGGAAGCGATCCGGATCGAGCCTTCCCAGATACAGATGGGCATCCGTCACGGTGACATCTTTTCCTTTGCCGTAGCAGAGGGGGCCCGGGTCCGCTCCCGCGCTCTCGGGCCCGACGGCGAGCGCCCCGCCCGGATCGCACCGCGCGATGGAGCCGCCGCCCGC
Above is a genomic segment from bacterium containing:
- a CDS encoding hydantoinase/oxoprolinase family protein, with the translated sequence AGGGSIARCDPGGALAVGPESAGADPGPLCYGKGKDVTVTDAHLYLGRLDPDRFLGGKMRLDASRARKGIEKLAAELKLSPTAAAEGVLRVADQHMAGAIRLISLERGHDPRDFTLVCFGGAGAMHAFSLARVLDIPEILIPCDPGILSARGMVLADVVKDYARTVLLPGEDADKLGGHFSALEAQAQKDLGAEGFARIRLARFADMRYAGQSYEITVPLKGKRESRGALLARFHRMHEVRFATASPDRPVEIVTLRLRAAGPTKKPPLPAIAAGGKDARAARAGSCRMIFEGKSHRAALYERDLLRARDRFTGPALVTEFSATTVVPPGAACRVDKWGNLILRPGAGRGGR